A portion of the Nitrospira sp. genome contains these proteins:
- a CDS encoding undecaprenyl/decaprenyl-phosphate alpha-N-acetylglucosaminyl 1-phosphate transferase, with the protein MLNELFFSSMTALLVCMALIPFLRIVAERFQIMDQPGGRKVHEYAVPRIGGIAFAIGACASIAWWGSKDAITFSVLAGCGIIVLFGVWDDRVDLTYRTKIVGQLFAALAVVLGGDIWFTTLPFFPDMEIPAWAGMFVTIVFLIGVSNAVNLTDGLDGLAGGLSFLTLSGIAYLAHLSSDATVLVLTVPFLGAILGFLRYNTYPARIFMGDGGSQLLGFMMGVLAVLLTDSSRGPFTPSLALFLLGLPFLDTLGVTGQRIAEGRSPFVGDRAHIHHKLLKVGLTHYEAVTVIYLIQAGMLGVAYVLRWQSDTVILPLYLLLAVTVLMSFIAAGRGLIPTVTAQRGHFLSNGTVTRLMTGPWLTDVPIQFLAVTVPLFLIALVFLPSTVPTDVGYVSIALFAVVLIGLSCSSQVAPYFVRGGLYVGTTFLLYVCEGSRVGTVSVVAMAHNIFFIVAAVMVLLSLRFNQESRFKTTPLDYLMVFLAVTFPLLPGGSSDFSHLGIFAAKLVVLFFSFELLLHAFAARVRQLGLVSLWILFGLGIRILL; encoded by the coding sequence ATGCTGAATGAACTCTTTTTCAGTTCTATGACCGCCCTGCTGGTTTGCATGGCTCTGATTCCCTTCTTACGGATTGTGGCAGAGCGGTTCCAGATTATGGATCAACCCGGTGGCCGGAAAGTTCATGAGTATGCGGTGCCACGCATCGGTGGGATCGCTTTTGCTATCGGTGCGTGTGCCTCGATCGCCTGGTGGGGGTCTAAGGACGCCATCACATTCTCGGTATTAGCGGGGTGCGGGATTATCGTGTTGTTCGGTGTTTGGGATGACAGGGTTGATCTTACCTACCGAACCAAAATAGTCGGACAGTTGTTCGCTGCTCTCGCAGTGGTGTTAGGCGGGGATATCTGGTTTACCACCCTTCCCTTTTTCCCTGACATGGAAATACCGGCATGGGCAGGGATGTTCGTGACCATCGTGTTTTTGATCGGCGTGTCAAACGCCGTGAATCTGACGGATGGTTTAGATGGCCTGGCCGGTGGATTGTCGTTTTTAACACTCAGTGGGATTGCCTATCTAGCACATCTTTCCAGTGACGCCACTGTTCTCGTACTCACCGTTCCCTTTCTTGGGGCGATCTTGGGGTTCTTGCGATACAACACCTATCCCGCGCGTATCTTCATGGGGGACGGCGGGAGCCAACTCTTGGGGTTCATGATGGGGGTATTGGCCGTCTTGCTGACAGATTCATCCCGTGGGCCCTTTACGCCAAGCCTGGCCTTATTTCTCCTGGGGCTTCCGTTCTTGGATACGCTCGGGGTCACAGGTCAACGGATTGCGGAAGGACGATCGCCATTCGTGGGAGACCGAGCACATATTCATCATAAGTTGCTCAAAGTTGGACTGACGCACTATGAAGCCGTGACCGTGATCTATCTCATACAGGCTGGCATGCTGGGTGTAGCCTACGTGCTGCGATGGCAGTCCGATACGGTGATCCTGCCGCTCTATCTTCTGCTGGCCGTCACGGTTTTGATGTCGTTTATCGCTGCTGGCCGAGGCCTGATTCCCACTGTTACGGCGCAACGAGGTCATTTCTTGTCGAATGGAACGGTGACCCGATTGATGACCGGTCCTTGGCTGACGGATGTGCCGATCCAGTTCCTGGCGGTGACCGTTCCGTTGTTCCTGATTGCATTGGTGTTTCTTCCCTCGACGGTTCCCACTGACGTGGGGTATGTCTCGATCGCGTTGTTCGCGGTGGTACTGATCGGCCTCTCATGCTCCTCGCAGGTCGCCCCCTACTTCGTGCGCGGCGGCCTCTACGTCGGAACCACATTCTTGCTCTATGTCTGTGAGGGGTCTCGAGTCGGTACCGTCTCCGTTGTCGCGATGGCGCACAACATATTTTTTATCGTGGCCGCCGTCATGGTGCTCCTCAGTCTGCGATTCAATCAGGAAAGTCGCTTTAAGACCACACCGCTCGACTACCTGATGGTGTTTTTGGCTGTGACCTTTCCCTTGCTTCCTGGGGGCAGCTCGGATTTCTCGCATTTGGGTATCTTCGCCGCCAAGCTGGTCGTGCTCTTCTTCTCCTTCGAGTTGCTCCTTCACGCATTTGCCGCACGTGTCAGACAGTTGGGACTCGTGTCGCTCTGGATTCTCTTCGGGTTGGGAATTCGGATTTTGTTGTAG
- a CDS encoding polysaccharide biosynthesis/export family protein, giving the protein MFCSVRSILSGGLMTVGIIMAMMPAHAGDAMPPSLVSQLEQGYRLGAEDVLLVSVWKDEQLTREVVVRPDGMFSFPLVGDIQAENQTVEDIRGDLAKRLTKYIPNPNVSVAVTKVASYKVYVVGRVNKPGEYVIGHYTDVLQALSLAGGLTPFAGENDIKVMRRVRGEQQAIPFRYGDIRKGRDLEQNILLQRGDVVMVP; this is encoded by the coding sequence ATGTTTTGTTCAGTGCGATCGATACTGAGTGGGGGACTGATGACCGTGGGTATTATCATGGCGATGATGCCTGCCCATGCAGGAGATGCGATGCCTCCCTCTCTGGTGTCGCAGCTTGAGCAGGGATACCGACTTGGCGCGGAGGATGTCCTGCTGGTATCAGTCTGGAAGGACGAGCAGTTGACGCGAGAGGTGGTGGTACGACCCGACGGAATGTTTTCGTTTCCCCTCGTCGGCGACATCCAGGCGGAGAATCAAACCGTCGAAGATATTCGTGGAGACCTGGCGAAGCGCCTCACGAAGTATATCCCGAATCCTAATGTCTCTGTGGCCGTGACGAAAGTCGCCAGCTACAAGGTGTATGTCGTTGGGCGAGTGAATAAACCAGGTGAATATGTGATCGGTCATTACACTGATGTGCTGCAGGCGCTGAGTCTTGCTGGCGGTCTGACGCCGTTTGCCGGCGAGAACGATATCAAAGTGATGCGTCGCGTGAGGGGAGAGCAGCAGGCCATTCCCTTCCGCTACGGAGATATTCGAAAAGGGAGAGACTTGGAACAGAATATTCTTCTCCAGCGCGGTGACGTCGTCATGGTGCCGTAG
- a CDS encoding tetratricopeptide repeat protein: protein MSIENRYEHRKWSVEMRGTVGIVLLVTVLLTACGGPEERKAKYFARATEYIDAANYPKARVALRNVLKIDPKDAEAYYLFAQVEEKEKNWRNAVQLYQEAVRLVPDHTAALITLGKYYLEARLTEHVVEAADMVLKKDPHHPQASALKIAAQAVTEEAIPSVIPTAEALAKEFPTEPDVAILLATLYGQQQRHREAESTLRRALDAYPRNLDLLNVLNRVLIRANNLTGAEAVLRRMIETEPTPFDHRVRLARFYVEQGAKEKAEAVLREAIVLDSTSEQRRLMLAEYFVDKNDVASAEQVLLDATVQLPHSTQIQFGLGALYRKNGQSIKARQCYARLIEEYKEKPIGLEAKVKLAEMDFLEGKHADAERQVQEVLKENPRSTEGLILTGQMALIRRNGKDAIQAFRTVLHDQPELAAVHYLLGQAYQLAGDINLAKDSFERAVVLYPDQVDAKRSLALLESKSGRYQQARARLEELLKQRPHDVTALDMLMTLDVVTKNWQGAERTLTRLRQVSADNQSVALLAEGRFYEAQRRLSEASQAYERAMTLAPNEPEPLLSLVKVEVALGQVARSRTRLESILASHTDHPFAHGLLGEVLSLSRQYDEATLHYREATRVNPKWITPWLNWATVSLSQKKPDVAVQIAQEALKTNSNSEELHMLLASAHAEQGQPDLAIAAYEAALRLNPRNLLAANNLAVLLVDHKGDPASLQRAFGLSREFEKDAPHPLFIDTLGWVRFKMGQQEEAIRLMKDAVAKSPDMSVLNYHLGIAFFQSGQRAEARTYLSKALKNSDPFEGRREAEQVLAQLRG from the coding sequence ATGAGCATTGAAAACCGGTATGAGCACCGGAAGTGGAGTGTCGAGATGCGTGGGACGGTCGGCATCGTTCTCCTCGTGACGGTTCTTCTGACCGCGTGCGGCGGTCCGGAGGAGCGGAAGGCGAAGTACTTTGCGCGAGCCACTGAGTACATCGATGCCGCCAACTATCCCAAGGCGAGGGTGGCGCTGAGAAATGTGTTGAAGATCGATCCTAAAGATGCGGAGGCGTACTACCTCTTCGCTCAAGTTGAGGAAAAAGAGAAAAACTGGCGCAATGCCGTTCAACTGTATCAGGAGGCAGTTCGCTTGGTTCCCGATCATACGGCTGCCCTTATTACTCTTGGGAAATACTATCTCGAGGCGCGGCTGACCGAACATGTCGTTGAAGCAGCGGACATGGTGCTGAAAAAAGATCCTCATCATCCTCAGGCCAGTGCACTGAAAATTGCGGCTCAGGCCGTAACCGAAGAGGCGATTCCTTCGGTTATTCCCACGGCGGAGGCGCTTGCGAAGGAGTTCCCGACCGAACCAGATGTTGCCATCCTCCTCGCAACGTTGTACGGCCAACAACAACGGCATCGTGAGGCAGAGTCTACATTGAGGCGTGCCCTTGACGCTTACCCCAGGAACCTGGATCTTCTGAATGTTTTGAACAGGGTCTTGATACGGGCGAATAATCTGACCGGTGCCGAGGCGGTTTTGCGGCGGATGATCGAGACCGAACCTACGCCCTTTGATCATCGGGTGAGACTGGCCCGCTTCTATGTTGAGCAAGGAGCCAAGGAGAAAGCGGAAGCCGTATTGCGAGAGGCGATCGTGCTCGATTCAACCAGCGAACAGCGCCGTCTGATGCTTGCTGAGTATTTTGTGGACAAGAACGATGTGGCCTCCGCCGAGCAGGTGCTACTTGATGCGACAGTACAACTCCCACATTCAACTCAAATCCAATTCGGACTCGGTGCGCTCTACAGAAAAAACGGACAGAGCATCAAAGCGCGTCAGTGCTATGCCAGATTGATCGAAGAATACAAAGAGAAGCCCATCGGTCTGGAGGCTAAGGTTAAATTGGCGGAAATGGATTTTCTGGAGGGAAAGCACGCGGATGCTGAACGTCAAGTGCAGGAGGTCTTGAAAGAGAATCCTCGATCAACAGAAGGCTTGATTCTCACAGGGCAAATGGCATTGATCAGACGAAACGGGAAGGATGCGATACAGGCGTTTCGTACGGTCTTGCACGATCAGCCGGAGTTAGCTGCTGTTCATTATCTGCTAGGCCAGGCCTATCAGCTTGCGGGCGATATCAACCTTGCAAAGGACAGTTTTGAACGGGCGGTGGTCCTCTATCCGGACCAGGTGGATGCCAAACGCTCCCTGGCATTGCTGGAGAGTAAAAGTGGACGGTACCAGCAGGCCCGTGCACGACTCGAGGAACTTTTAAAACAGCGTCCGCATGATGTCACTGCGCTTGACATGCTGATGACATTGGATGTGGTGACGAAGAATTGGCAGGGAGCAGAACGTACATTGACCAGACTTCGTCAGGTATCCGCCGACAATCAGTCTGTTGCGCTGTTAGCTGAGGGGCGATTTTACGAGGCGCAGCGTCGCCTGAGTGAGGCAAGCCAGGCCTATGAACGAGCGATGACGCTCGCTCCAAACGAACCGGAGCCATTACTCTCGCTTGTGAAGGTAGAGGTAGCGTTAGGGCAGGTTGCTCGCTCCAGAACCAGGCTGGAGTCTATCTTGGCCTCTCACACAGATCATCCATTCGCGCACGGACTTCTGGGGGAGGTCTTGTCGCTCTCACGACAGTATGACGAGGCGACACTCCATTATCGGGAAGCCACTCGAGTCAATCCTAAGTGGATAACACCGTGGCTCAACTGGGCTACGGTGTCGTTATCCCAGAAGAAACCGGACGTGGCGGTACAGATTGCACAAGAGGCGCTCAAGACCAATTCCAACAGCGAAGAGTTGCACATGTTGTTGGCCTCTGCACATGCGGAGCAAGGACAGCCTGATCTTGCCATTGCTGCCTATGAGGCGGCGTTGCGATTGAATCCTCGGAATCTGTTGGCGGCGAACAACTTGGCGGTCTTGCTCGTCGATCACAAAGGGGATCCAGCAAGTTTGCAGAGAGCGTTCGGCCTCAGCAGAGAGTTTGAGAAGGACGCTCCCCATCCGTTGTTCATTGATACACTCGGGTGGGTTCGATTCAAGATGGGGCAGCAGGAAGAGGCGATTCGTTTAATGAAAGACGCGGTTGCCAAATCTCCAGACATGTCTGTCCTCAACTATCATCTTGGGATCGCTTTCTTTCAATCCGGTCAACGAGCAGAGGCTCGCACCTATCTCTCCAAAGCACTCAAGAATTCCGATCCATTTGAAGGGCGACGAGAGGCCGAGCAGGTCCTCGCACAGCTAAGGGGGTAA
- the xrtD gene encoding VPLPA-CTERM-specific exosortase XrtD yields the protein MASTRALFVSSILIVAFLGYLYADSLVFLFKRWFGSEDYSHGLFVPLISGFLIWNSRHHLAEHTTGKSWWGLAVIGLGLVLYVVGELSTLFLVLHVSLWIVVVGLAMTLIGIRGTKVIAFPLGYLLTAIPLPTFLYANLSSQLQLWSSSLGVWWLQLVGVMAFREGNVIDLGPVQLQVVEACSGIRYLLPLVSLALLCAYLFKDKMWKRVVLILSAFPISIVINGFRIGMIGVLVELYGKGAAEGFYHLFEGWVIFMVSLGLLVLEMAWLGRFGTEEPRKSLREHLKWRIPEVEPIATDGVSTLPNRIFSPGPAYLCSVALFAPCALLGTLLMDRGERPPSRAAFVDFPMEINGWRGQPFPLEQRYIDVLRFDDYVLADYRSSAQHQVNFYAAYYRSQRKGQSAHSPQSCLPGGGWEIASLTQTELPVSNPNMHPLRANRALIQKGDQKQIVLYWFKQRERNLTNEYLVKIYLLWDAFSRQRTDGALVRLAAPVNPGESESTVDQRLQEFAMAVEGELTRFVPD from the coding sequence ATGGCCAGCACACGCGCGCTATTTGTCTCGTCGATTCTGATCGTCGCGTTCCTAGGCTATCTGTATGCCGATAGTCTTGTGTTTCTCTTCAAGCGATGGTTTGGGAGTGAGGACTACAGTCACGGATTGTTCGTCCCTCTCATTAGTGGGTTCTTGATATGGAACTCTCGACATCATCTGGCAGAACACACAACAGGCAAATCATGGTGGGGTTTGGCTGTTATCGGTCTTGGTCTCGTTCTCTATGTCGTCGGTGAACTCTCCACACTCTTTCTCGTCTTGCACGTTTCTTTATGGATCGTAGTGGTCGGGCTGGCTATGACCCTCATTGGGATTCGCGGGACGAAAGTGATCGCGTTTCCCCTCGGCTATCTCCTGACGGCAATTCCGCTTCCGACATTCCTCTATGCAAACTTGTCGAGTCAGCTTCAATTGTGGTCCTCATCACTTGGCGTCTGGTGGTTACAACTTGTCGGTGTCATGGCGTTTCGTGAAGGTAATGTGATCGATCTGGGGCCGGTTCAGCTCCAAGTCGTGGAAGCCTGCAGTGGGATTCGCTATCTGCTTCCCCTGGTGTCCCTTGCGCTGCTTTGCGCCTATCTCTTTAAGGACAAGATGTGGAAGCGAGTCGTTCTCATACTGTCTGCCTTCCCCATCTCGATCGTCATTAACGGTTTCCGAATCGGTATGATCGGCGTGTTGGTCGAACTCTACGGAAAAGGTGCCGCAGAGGGGTTCTATCATCTCTTTGAGGGATGGGTCATTTTTATGGTGAGTTTGGGATTGCTGGTTTTGGAAATGGCGTGGTTAGGAAGATTTGGCACGGAGGAGCCTCGCAAATCGTTGCGTGAGCATTTGAAATGGAGAATTCCGGAAGTAGAACCCATTGCTACGGATGGGGTGAGCACGCTCCCCAACCGCATCTTCTCTCCAGGACCGGCCTATTTATGCAGTGTCGCTCTGTTTGCTCCATGTGCGCTGCTTGGCACTCTGCTCATGGATCGTGGGGAACGTCCTCCTTCGAGAGCGGCCTTTGTGGATTTCCCGATGGAGATCAACGGATGGCGCGGTCAGCCCTTTCCTCTCGAACAACGATACATCGATGTCCTTCGGTTCGATGACTATGTTCTCGCTGACTATCGATCAAGCGCCCAGCATCAGGTGAATTTCTATGCAGCCTACTATCGCTCACAACGGAAAGGGCAGTCGGCTCACTCGCCTCAAAGCTGTCTACCCGGTGGCGGATGGGAAATTGCTTCATTGACGCAGACGGAATTGCCGGTCTCGAATCCAAACATGCACCCGCTCAGAGCCAATCGTGCCCTCATCCAGAAGGGGGATCAAAAACAAATCGTCTTGTATTGGTTTAAACAACGCGAACGCAATCTCACGAACGAATATCTGGTCAAAATATATCTTTTGTGGGACGCGTTTTCTCGACAACGGACCGACGGAGCGCTGGTGAGATTGGCCGCACCCGTCAATCCCGGTGAATCCGAATCCACGGTCGATCAACGGCTCCAGGAATTTGCGATGGCCGTTGAGGGTGAACTGACGAGGTTTGTGCCGGACTGA